A window of the Streptomyces griseochromogenes genome harbors these coding sequences:
- a CDS encoding acyl carrier protein, producing MNSVEELCTLIGSRITWGRGEDAGSLDADTPLLEMGLVDSLAIMEIVAALHKEAGVALPDTEIVAANFRSPRALWDAIENLSGEGRK from the coding sequence ATGAACAGCGTCGAAGAACTCTGCACCCTCATCGGCAGCCGTATCACCTGGGGACGCGGCGAGGACGCCGGCTCCCTCGACGCCGACACCCCGCTGCTCGAGATGGGCCTCGTCGACTCGCTGGCGATCATGGAGATCGTCGCGGCGCTCCACAAGGAAGCCGGTGTCGCCCTGCCCGACACCGAGATCGTCGCCGCCAACTTCCGCAGCCCCAGGGCTCTTTGGGACGCCATCGAGAACCTCTCCGGCGAGGGCCGCAAATGA
- a CDS encoding acyl-CoA dehydrogenase family protein, which translates to MSLAATAALRTGAPETEQLVDTYRDLAAPVVERIADKDFTAQWQAMADLGVLRLASPDATAPGPVTRSLAMIEGIGLAGADPGLCYALASQIFGMQFPLRDALGADAWRAVADVQQGRVLLCHALTERGGGSDPFSMRTRARRDGDGFVLDGAKTFITAAPVADRAIVFARTAEGRSPFALSAFLFPLDLPGIRRGETFTKTALPTVPMGELLFEGARLPGSALLGEEGSGLAVMASTTAWERSVILGYALGPMQRLVTRTVDWAADRDHFGRRMGASHQVAARVSDMALALHRSRVQLYAMAARLDAGTPARQLAAEAALTKISVSEDYVRMTEHATALSGVRAFLPDSELAADLAGPMAALTYAGPNDLLRVGVARQLGLPVEN; encoded by the coding sequence ATGAGCCTGGCGGCCACTGCGGCGCTGCGCACCGGCGCACCGGAGACCGAACAGCTCGTCGACACCTACCGTGACCTCGCCGCACCGGTGGTCGAGCGGATCGCGGACAAGGACTTCACCGCCCAGTGGCAGGCCATGGCCGACCTCGGTGTGCTCCGGCTCGCCTCGCCGGACGCCACGGCACCCGGCCCGGTCACCCGCTCACTCGCCATGATCGAGGGCATCGGTCTGGCCGGCGCCGACCCGGGGCTGTGCTACGCGCTGGCCTCGCAGATCTTCGGGATGCAGTTCCCGCTCCGGGACGCCCTCGGCGCCGACGCCTGGCGCGCGGTGGCCGACGTCCAGCAGGGCCGGGTGCTGCTGTGCCACGCGCTGACCGAACGCGGCGGCGGCAGCGACCCGTTCTCCATGCGGACCCGCGCCCGGCGCGACGGAGACGGCTTCGTGCTCGACGGCGCCAAGACGTTCATCACCGCCGCCCCCGTGGCCGACCGGGCGATCGTCTTCGCCCGTACCGCCGAGGGACGCTCGCCGTTCGCACTGTCCGCGTTCCTCTTCCCGCTCGACCTGCCGGGGATCCGCCGCGGCGAGACCTTCACCAAGACCGCACTGCCCACCGTGCCGATGGGGGAGCTCCTCTTCGAGGGCGCCCGGCTGCCGGGGAGCGCGCTGCTCGGCGAGGAGGGCTCCGGACTTGCGGTGATGGCCTCCACCACCGCCTGGGAACGCTCCGTCATCCTCGGTTACGCCCTCGGCCCGATGCAGCGCCTCGTGACCCGTACCGTCGACTGGGCCGCGGACCGCGACCACTTCGGCCGCCGTATGGGAGCGAGTCACCAGGTCGCGGCCCGGGTCAGCGACATGGCCCTGGCGCTGCACCGCTCCCGCGTCCAGCTCTACGCGATGGCCGCCCGGCTCGACGCCGGCACGCCCGCCCGGCAGCTGGCCGCCGAAGCGGCCCTCACCAAGATCTCCGTCTCCGAGGACTACGTACGGATGACCGAGCACGCCACCGCGCTGTCCGGCGTCCGTGCCTTCCTCCCCGACTCCGAACTCGCCGCCGACCTGGCCGGCCCCATGGCGGCCCTCACCTACGCCGGTCCGAACGACCTGCTGCGTGTGGGTGTCGCACGGCAACTCGGCCTGCCCGTCGAGAACTGA
- a CDS encoding acyl-CoA dehydrogenase family protein translates to MTLPTQLDDLLKLAAETGDRLAPLAADTDAGRDNGHETYRILRESGLLALLVPQEAGGAGLGFGDYWRVLAELGAHNGAAALGFNMHHVVIGALADAAGTRLPPAAETFRAWMLDEVVNGRKLFASATSEAGRGAKLRGMQTRYRLSDDGTHYILSGKKSFVSLAGAADYYVVAAAAESGAEDTGEASHFVVAADDPGVSFGTVQHMSAMYGTSTAPMTLDEVRVPRSRLYLGVEGMSLFKVVREPHWMVAGYTGAYLGIAEALFRHTVDHVTASPARADSPVVQQELGRMSARLRAARALVHEAGDLVTAERGSLEANAMVHAAKYVVGEAGPQLAQDALRLCGSAAVSRSHPLERLIREAQFAHVMPAKPQECLEYLGKAAVGVNLYDARAFAW, encoded by the coding sequence ATGACGCTGCCGACCCAACTCGACGACCTCCTCAAACTCGCGGCGGAGACGGGCGACCGGCTCGCCCCGCTCGCCGCCGACACCGACGCCGGACGCGACAACGGCCACGAGACCTACCGCATCCTGCGCGAGTCCGGTCTGCTCGCCCTGCTCGTCCCCCAGGAAGCGGGCGGTGCCGGCCTGGGCTTCGGCGACTACTGGCGGGTACTGGCCGAACTCGGCGCGCACAACGGCGCCGCCGCCCTCGGCTTCAACATGCACCACGTCGTCATCGGCGCGCTCGCCGATGCCGCCGGCACCCGGTTGCCCCCGGCCGCCGAGACGTTCCGCGCCTGGATGCTGGACGAGGTCGTGAACGGGCGCAAGCTGTTCGCCTCCGCCACCTCCGAGGCGGGCCGCGGCGCCAAACTCCGCGGGATGCAGACCCGTTACCGGCTCTCCGACGACGGCACGCACTACATCCTGAGCGGCAAGAAGTCCTTCGTGTCGCTGGCCGGCGCCGCCGACTACTACGTCGTCGCGGCCGCCGCCGAGAGCGGCGCCGAGGACACCGGCGAGGCCTCGCACTTCGTCGTCGCCGCCGACGACCCCGGCGTGAGCTTCGGCACCGTGCAGCACATGTCGGCGATGTACGGCACCAGCACCGCCCCGATGACGCTGGACGAGGTCCGGGTGCCCCGCTCCCGCCTCTACCTCGGCGTCGAGGGCATGTCCCTGTTCAAGGTCGTGCGCGAACCGCACTGGATGGTCGCCGGGTACACCGGCGCCTACCTCGGCATCGCCGAGGCCCTCTTCAGGCACACCGTCGACCATGTCACCGCCTCCCCCGCCCGCGCCGACTCGCCTGTGGTGCAGCAGGAGCTGGGCCGGATGTCCGCCCGGCTGCGAGCCGCCCGCGCCCTGGTGCACGAGGCCGGTGACCTCGTCACCGCCGAGCGCGGCAGCCTGGAGGCCAACGCCATGGTGCACGCCGCCAAGTACGTCGTCGGCGAGGCCGGACCGCAGCTCGCCCAGGACGCGCTGAGGCTGTGCGGCTCCGCCGCCGTCAGCCGCAGCCACCCGCTGGAGCGGCTGATCCGCGAGGCCCAGTTCGCCCATGTGATGCCCGCCAAGCCGCAGGAGTGCCTGGAATACCTGGGCAAGGCCGCGGTCGGCGTCAACCTCTATGACGCCAGGGCGTTCGCATGGTGA
- a CDS encoding flavin reductase family protein produces the protein MVTPVQDELVATRDAFRALMGSHPSGVAVIATADAQGTPYGFTCTALCSLSLDPPQLLVCAGNNGSTLPVLAARGAFTVNLLHSAGQRAAEAFAGPAAERFGTVSWQPAPTTGLPVLTEDAHATAECRVTRLIPAADHTIVIGEVLHTRTHAPAGEEPPLLYGMRRYATWPA, from the coding sequence ATGGTGACCCCCGTCCAGGACGAACTCGTGGCGACCCGCGACGCCTTCCGGGCCCTGATGGGCTCCCACCCCAGCGGCGTCGCCGTCATCGCCACCGCCGATGCGCAGGGCACGCCGTACGGTTTCACCTGCACCGCCCTGTGCTCGCTCTCCCTCGACCCGCCGCAGCTGCTGGTGTGCGCGGGCAACAACGGGAGCACCCTCCCGGTCCTGGCCGCCCGCGGGGCCTTCACCGTCAACCTCCTGCACAGTGCCGGGCAGCGCGCCGCCGAGGCGTTCGCCGGGCCGGCCGCCGAACGGTTCGGCACCGTCTCCTGGCAGCCCGCGCCCACCACCGGCCTTCCGGTGCTGACCGAGGACGCGCACGCCACCGCCGAGTGCCGGGTCACCCGGCTCATCCCGGCCGCCGATCACACCATCGTGATCGGCGAGGTGCTGCACACCCGGACCCACGCCCCGGCCGGCGAAGAGCCGCCTCTGCTGTACGGCATGCGCCGCTACGCCACCTGGCCGGCCTGA
- the panD gene encoding aspartate 1-decarboxylase, whose translation MYRTLMKSKIHRATVTQAELHYVGSVTVDSDLMKAADLMAGEKVDIVDIDNGARLSTYVIEGPAGSGVIGINGAAARLISPGDLVILIAYASMTDAEAASFVPNVVFVDEHNAVSGLGGDPAEAPEGSGLQRGDLVAG comes from the coding sequence ATGTACCGCACCCTGATGAAGTCGAAGATCCACCGCGCCACCGTCACCCAGGCCGAGCTGCACTACGTCGGCTCGGTGACCGTCGACTCCGACCTCATGAAGGCCGCCGACCTGATGGCCGGCGAGAAGGTCGACATCGTCGACATCGACAACGGGGCCCGGCTGTCCACCTACGTCATCGAAGGCCCGGCCGGCTCCGGCGTCATCGGCATCAACGGCGCCGCGGCCCGCCTCATCAGCCCCGGCGACCTCGTCATCCTCATCGCCTACGCCTCCATGACGGACGCCGAGGCCGCCTCCTTCGTCCCCAACGTCGTCTTCGTCGACGAACACAACGCCGTTTCGGGCCTGGGCGGCGACCCGGCCGAGGCACCCGAGGGCTCGGGCCTTCAGCGTGGCGACCTCGTCGCCGGCTGA
- a CDS encoding SDR family NAD(P)-dependent oxidoreductase — translation MTISVVSGGTRGIGRTLSLRLAALGHQVIALYRGDDRAAQETAKAGDGRIETLRCDLARPEEIRAVCDEITGAYGAPSVLVNNAGVNRDRPFLSMTAEDWDTVLATNLSGPFHLTRALAPAMAEAGGGSIVNVASTTAIRPRANGANYCASKAGLLQLTKCLALELAPHIRVNALLPGFTDTEEVTERYRLDDPQRLAAVLDTIPGGRLGTAEDMADALEFLVTARSGYVTGQQLIVDGGHFMG, via the coding sequence ATGACGATCTCCGTGGTCAGCGGCGGCACCCGCGGCATCGGACGGACACTGAGCCTCAGGCTCGCCGCCCTCGGCCACCAGGTGATCGCCCTCTACCGCGGTGACGACCGGGCCGCACAGGAGACCGCGAAGGCCGGCGACGGCCGGATCGAGACGCTGCGCTGCGACCTCGCCCGGCCCGAGGAGATCCGGGCGGTCTGCGACGAGATCACCGGCGCGTACGGCGCACCGTCCGTGCTGGTCAACAACGCCGGAGTGAACCGCGACCGGCCGTTCCTGTCGATGACCGCCGAGGACTGGGACACCGTGCTCGCCACCAACCTCTCCGGTCCCTTCCACCTCACCCGAGCCCTTGCACCCGCGATGGCGGAGGCGGGCGGCGGCAGCATCGTCAACGTCGCCTCCACCACGGCGATCCGGCCCCGTGCGAACGGCGCCAACTACTGCGCGAGCAAGGCGGGCCTGCTCCAGCTCACCAAGTGCCTGGCCCTCGAACTCGCTCCGCACATCAGGGTGAACGCCCTGCTGCCCGGATTCACCGACACCGAAGAGGTCACCGAGCGCTACCGCCTCGATGACCCGCAGCGGCTGGCCGCCGTCCTGGACACCATCCCCGGCGGCCGGCTCGGCACGGCCGAGGACATGGCCGATGCCCTCGAATTCCTGGTGACCGCGCGCAGCGGCTATGTCACGGGACAACAACTCATCGTCGATGGCGGCCACTTCATGGGATGA
- a CDS encoding phytanoyl-CoA dioxygenase family protein, protein MRLTQQQADQYHQQGFLMLESLLDPQEVESLRAAFERDGKVPGPQVVTEDGGTEVRAVYSSHQRQPEFAGLIRDPRILEPVQQLLTEDVYLYQFKINAKPAFGGDKWAWHQDFLAWRLADNLPAPRQVNIGVFLDDVTEFNGPVIFLPGSHQGGLVHEGRSAAARSEQHLDPDDISLSPQHLAEHVDRHGMTSPKGPAGSVVLFSPEIVHGSSPNMSPFARRLLIATYNDTANLPRPTGEPRPDYVVCRDTEPLRPLAAPFSQTLSTVTA, encoded by the coding sequence ATGCGACTGACCCAGCAACAGGCCGACCAGTACCACCAGCAGGGGTTCCTCATGCTCGAATCCCTCCTCGACCCGCAGGAGGTGGAGAGTCTTCGCGCCGCCTTCGAGCGCGACGGGAAGGTCCCCGGCCCACAGGTGGTGACCGAGGACGGCGGCACGGAGGTACGCGCGGTCTACTCCTCACACCAGCGCCAGCCCGAGTTCGCCGGTCTGATCCGCGACCCGCGCATCCTGGAGCCTGTCCAGCAGCTGCTCACCGAGGACGTCTACCTCTACCAGTTCAAGATCAACGCCAAGCCGGCGTTCGGCGGCGACAAGTGGGCCTGGCACCAGGACTTCCTCGCCTGGCGGCTCGCCGACAACCTGCCCGCTCCGCGCCAGGTCAACATCGGCGTCTTCCTCGACGATGTCACCGAGTTCAACGGCCCGGTCATCTTCCTGCCGGGCTCGCACCAGGGCGGACTCGTCCACGAGGGCCGCTCGGCCGCCGCCAGGTCCGAGCAGCACCTCGACCCCGACGACATCTCACTGTCGCCGCAGCACCTCGCCGAACACGTCGACCGGCACGGCATGACCAGCCCCAAGGGCCCGGCCGGCTCCGTCGTGCTGTTCTCCCCGGAGATCGTGCACGGTTCGTCCCCCAACATGTCGCCGTTCGCCCGCCGGCTGCTGATCGCCACCTACAACGACACCGCCAACCTGCCGCGGCCCACGGGCGAACCCCGCCCGGACTACGTGGTGTGCCGCGACACCGAGCCGCTGCGCCCGCTGGCGGCCCCGTTCTCCCAGACCCTGAGCACGGTGACGGCATGA
- a CDS encoding zinc-binding dehydrogenase: MTERTGRAVVLEEFAEPLRLREFPLPAAPDGGMVVACGYGGVCGTDLHLQQGHLDIPVPLVLGHEGLGVIEELGAGTHQDAAGTPLAVGDTVMWASSIACGVCPPCRLHREPTLCERRRTYGVNRALTDGPELSGAWADHIVLQPGTTVIKVPDGTDPLAAMSLACAGPTVAHALYERRPVRLGETVVVQGSGPVGLAAAAFAQLAGAAKVVVVGGPAGRLDRAAAAGIGDVHLNIADAADPTEVLREVRAATGGDGADLVIECAGVPAAVGQGLTLARRGGSYLIIGQYTDAGDTLINPHQIVHRQLDVIGSWAFTGAHLVEYVRLLPALTSRFDLASLVTPFPLEQHADALTAVADGSVMKAVLTS; the protein is encoded by the coding sequence ATGACCGAGCGCACCGGACGCGCCGTCGTCCTGGAGGAGTTCGCCGAGCCACTGCGACTGCGGGAGTTCCCGCTGCCCGCGGCCCCCGACGGGGGCATGGTCGTCGCCTGCGGATACGGCGGCGTCTGCGGCACGGACCTGCATCTGCAACAGGGCCACCTGGACATCCCCGTCCCGCTCGTGCTCGGCCACGAAGGGCTCGGTGTCATAGAGGAGCTGGGCGCCGGAACCCACCAGGACGCCGCCGGGACCCCGCTCGCGGTCGGCGACACGGTGATGTGGGCCTCCTCCATCGCCTGCGGCGTCTGCCCGCCCTGCCGGCTGCACCGCGAACCGACCCTGTGCGAGCGGCGCCGCACCTACGGCGTCAACCGCGCCCTCACCGACGGCCCGGAACTCTCGGGGGCCTGGGCCGACCACATCGTGCTGCAACCCGGCACCACCGTGATCAAGGTTCCCGACGGCACCGACCCGCTCGCCGCCATGTCACTGGCCTGCGCCGGGCCCACCGTGGCACACGCGTTGTACGAGAGGCGGCCGGTGCGGTTGGGCGAGACCGTCGTCGTGCAGGGCAGCGGCCCGGTCGGGCTGGCAGCGGCCGCGTTCGCGCAGCTGGCCGGTGCCGCCAAGGTCGTCGTCGTCGGCGGCCCGGCCGGCCGGCTGGACCGGGCCGCCGCGGCCGGCATCGGTGACGTCCACCTGAACATCGCCGACGCCGCCGACCCCACCGAGGTCCTGCGCGAGGTACGGGCCGCCACCGGAGGGGACGGCGCCGACCTGGTGATCGAGTGCGCCGGAGTGCCGGCCGCCGTCGGACAGGGCCTCACCCTGGCCCGCCGGGGCGGCAGCTACCTGATCATCGGCCAGTACACGGATGCCGGGGACACCCTGATCAACCCGCACCAGATCGTCCACCGGCAGCTCGACGTCATCGGCTCCTGGGCCTTCACAGGCGCCCACCTCGTCGAATACGTCCGCCTGTTGCCGGCCCTCACCAGCCGGTTCGACCTGGCGAGCCTGGTGACGCCGTTCCCGCTGGAGCAGCACGCCGACGCGCTCACCGCGGTCGCCGACGGGTCGGTGATGAAGGCGGTGCTCACGTCCTGA